GTCGTACGTCGACACCCTGCTGTGGGTCGATCAGCTGAACGGCAGCAATGCCCCGGCGGCCACTGCGAATGCGCCGCGCGCCGAAGGCCAGAAGAAAACGTCGCGCGGCAAATCCGGCTGATTCCCGCTTGTCCCGCTGCTTGCGCAGCGGCTAGCGAAGCCCGTGGGCCCGGATCACCGCCTTGAGCCGCCGCACCTCATGCTGCAGATCGAGAATCAGCGCGGCGGCATCCAGGCCCACGCCAAAGTCGCGCTCGAGCCGGCGCGCCTCGAGCGCGTATTGCAGGTCGGTGCTCGAGAACCGCCAGTGCTCGGGCGGCGCCTCGGCCACGGCAATCTGCACGATGCCCACCTCGACCAGTTGCACCACCCAATCGGTATCGGCACCGCAGGCATGGGCCAGCTCGCTGGCGGCGAGCGGCTGCGACGCACTGATGGCTGTTGTCACGGAAACGGTCGCCATGCTCAGACTCCCAGATGCTGGCGTGGGTTGAACGAAGCGGATGCCTGCGCCAGCTGTTCGTAGGCCTTGCGCGCGGCCTCGCTGTCGGCCGGGGGCAGCGCGATCTCGAGCAGCAGGTACAGGTCGCCGGGCTGCTTGCCGGCCAGGCCGCGGCCCTTGAGCCGCAGCTTGAGGCCGCTGCGCGCGTTGCGCGGCACGGTCACCTCGACCACGCCGCCGGTGGGCACGGGCACCTTCACCTGCGCGCCGAGCGCGGCCTCGGCCGGCGTGACGGGCAAGGTCATGTAGAGGTCGCGCTCCTCGATGCGATAGAGCCTGTGCGGCGCGATGCGCACCTCCAGGTAGAGATCGCCCGCGGGTTCGCCGCCATGGCCGGGCATGCCCTGTCCGGCGAGCCGGATGAACTGCCCCGGATGAACGCCGGGCGGAATCTTGACGCTGAGGGTGCGCGTCTTGAACGTGGGCCGGCCCTGCGCGTCGAGTTCCTGCGCGCGCAGCGTGATCTCGCGCTCGGCGCCGTTGAGCGCATCCTCGAGCGCGATCTCGATGGCCGCATGATGGTCTTCGCCGCGTGCGCGGTAGTTGCGCCTTGCCGCGCCGCGGCGCTCGGCCTCGCCGAACAGCGACGAAAAGAACTCGCTGAATTCGGCATGGTCGGCCGGGCCCTGGTTCGGCCCGCGGTGGAATTCGAAGCCGGCGTCCCAGCCCGGCGGCGGCTGGAAGTCGCCCTCGGGGTGGCCGCCGCGCGCCACGCGGTCGGCCAGCGCATCGTAGGCGGCGCGCTTTTCCTTGTCGCGCAGCACGTCGTTGGCTTCGTTGATGTCGCGCATGCGCTTCTCGGCGTCGGGCTCCTTGCTGACGTCGGGGTGGTACTTGCGCGCGAGCTTGCGGTAGGCCTTGCGCACCTCGTCGTCGGACGCGGTGCGGTCGATGCCCAGGGCGCTGTAGTAGTCCTTGAATTCCATGCTTGTCGGTAGTGTGAACGCCGAACGGTACGCGCGCCGGCCGGTTCAGGCCAGGCTCGAATCGCCGTCGGCATGCCGCAGCAGCGGCGTTACGGTCCAGGTGGGGCCGCTGCGCGAAAAACGCAATGGCTGCGCATTGCCGAGCAGGGCCAGGTCGATGGGCACACCGATCAGCGCGGCCAGCGCGTAAAGCGTGCCCCCGTGGGCCACCACCAGCACCGGCGCGGGCTGCGCCAGCGCGGCGTCCAGCGCCAGCCGCTTGCGGGCCACGAACTGCGCCAGGGTTTCGCCGCCCTCGGGCTCGCAGGCCCAGTCGATCTCGGCCGACGAGGTGCCGATGAGCGCGCCGAAGTTGCGCTCGCGCAAGCCCGCCTGCGGCGTGGGCACGAGGCGCAGCACGGTGGCCACGGCATGCGCCGTGTCGTGCGCGCGGCGGGCGTCGCTGCAGACGATGGTGCGGATCGGCTCGCCCGCCAGCAGCTGGGCGGCGCGTGCGGCCTGCTGCAGGCCGAGCTCGCTCAGCGGCTCGTCCACGGCCTGGAAGATGCGCTGCGCATTGCGGCCGGTCTGGCCGTGGCGCAGGAAGTAGAAATGGTCGCAGGCCGGTGCGAGCGGCTGCCCGGCGGCGATGCGGACCAGCTGGTCGAGGCCGGTGGCCGCGCCGTGGGGGAAGGGTGCCTTTGACATGGGTGGGATGCGGTTCAGCCGAATTTCATGCCCTTGGGGCGCGCCTGCAGGCGGTCGATGTAGGCATCGATCTTGGGCCGGTTCGAGCGCCCGCCGAATGCGCGGTGCCAGATGAACATCGAGCCGATCATCACGTCGGCCGCGGTGAACTGCGCGCCGAAGAGGTAGGGGCCATAGCCCAGCTCGCGTTCCACCGCATCCTTGGCCTGCTCGAAATGGGTCCAGCCGCGCGCGCTGTTGTTGCTGTGCAGCCCGAGCAGGCTGTCGCCCATCGAGGGTTCGAGCTGCGCCGTCGAATAGACCATCAGCGACAGGTAGCGGCCGCGCTCGGGCGAGCCCACGGACGGCGCGAGCCTGGCCTGCGGAAACTTCTCGGCCACGTACATGCAGATGGCCGCGTTCTCGAACACGCGGCTGCGGCCATCGACCAGCGCCGGCAGCTTGCCCGAGGGATTGATCTTCAGGTAATCGGGTTTCTTGTGCGCCTTCTCGCGGATCAGCGTGGGCACGATTTCGTACTCCACGCCGGCTTCGTCGAGCATCCATTTCGCGACCTGCGAGCGGCTCTGTGGATCGAAATACAGCTTCATCATCGGAAGGGCTTCCTTGGAGTGGACAGGCGGTCAGAACTTGGGAATGCGCAGCGTCTTGCTGATCATCAGCGTGCCCGAGAGCGCGAAGAGCAGCGTGAGCGGATGCAGCTGCCACGGCCCGAGCACCCAGGCGCCGCCCCACACCGCGTCGCCGATGCGGCCCTGCCAGGCGGCCCAGGCCAGCACGCCCACCAGCACCACGCTGGTCGGGATGGGCGTGCCTTCGAAGTACTTGACCTTGTCGGCGCCTGCCGAAAGCGCCTCGGCCGTGACGTTGTAGCGCGCGAGCCGGCTCACGCCGCAGCCGACGAAATAGATCAGCAGCACGCAGTCCCAGCCGCCGTCCAGGCCCGCGGCAAAGGCCAGCGCGGCCGGCGCCACGCCAAAGGAGATCACGTCGGCCAGCGAGTCGAGCTCGCGCCCCAGCGCCGAATGCGTTTGCCGCCAGCGCGCGATGCGGCCGTCGAACACGTCGAACACGAAGGCCGCGGGCGCGAGCGCGGCGGCCCAGAGGAACTGCGCCAGCGACTGGCTCGCCATGAAGGCCATCGAAAGGAACACCGCGCCCACGCCGCATGCCGCATTGCCGAGCGTGAATGCATCGGCCAGGTGAAAGCCGCGGATCATCGAGAAATGCTTGCGGACCGGTGCGGGGGAAGGAGTGAGGGCCATGGCGGTGCTTCGGAGTCGGCGGATGCTGCGAACCTTAACGCAAGCGCGGGCACTTGCCTGTAGTCGCCATCCGACTCCGGAAGGGGGCCGGCCGCGCCGAACAAAGGGCGCAGCCTCGCCCGATCAAGCCGGCAGCCGCTCGTCGTAAGCCTTCTCGAGCGCCGCGTGGTTGGTCCAGAACCCCCGCGGCTTGCGGCCGTGCAGCACATCGTCGAGCACGTCGAGGTGGGCGTGCCAGCCGCTGGAGACGCTGAGGGTTTCCTTGCGGTCGGGCAGGCGCCGGTGCGTGAGCACGAGGTGTGTGGCGTCGCCCGCTCGCGTGAACTCGAAAGCGACCTCCGAGGCGGTGGCGCTTTCGCTGCCCCAGCTGATGGTCAGGCGCTTGAGGGGTTCGAACTCGACGATCCGCGACTTCTGGAGGATGGGGCTGCGGCAGGCGCTGAAGCGCTCGGGGGCCACTTCGCCGGACAGCCGGGTGTGGTCGAAGCGCAGCTCGATCACGCTGCCGGGCTCCTCGGCCATGGTGCCGCCGGCCAGCCAGGCGGCGCGCTTGTCGGGGTCGACGAAATAGGCCCACACGCGCTCGACGGGGGCGGGCAGCGTGCGCTCCATGCGCAGGGTGCCGGGTTCGATCAGGGTTCCGAGGCTGTTCTTGGCCATGGCTTGCTCCTTGAAAAAGAAAGGGGACTTCACTTGCGGGATGCGTCGCGCCGCAGTTCCTTCTCCAGCGCGTCCAGGTGGTTGTTCCAGAAGCCTTCGTAATAGCGCAGCCATGCGTTGGCCGATGCGAGCGCTGCCGGCTCCAGCCGGCAGACGTGCGCGCGGCCGTGCACCGTGCGGGAGACCAGGCCGGCGCGCTCCAGCGCCTTGACATGCTTGGATGCGCCCGCGAACGACATGCGGAATGGCGCGCCGAGTTCGCCCACGCTGCATTCGCCCTGGGCCAGCAGCTGCAGCATGGTGCGGCGCGTGCTGTCGGCCAGGGCCTGGAACACGGCGTCGAGCCGTTCGTCGTCTAGTTCAACCATGAGGTTGAATATAGTCTTGCCTCGAGATTTATTCAACCGAAAAGTTGAATGATTTTTCCGGTTACACCCGATACAGGCGAGACGCGGCTGCGCCGCCTGGCGCTGGAGCCTGAGCGATGGCGCTCCTACGATTCGCTTCGTTCCATCCACTCGCAGACAAAAAGACCCATGAAATCATCCGCCAATCGCCGCACCTTCCTGCTTGCCGCGTCCGCCTTGCCCTTGGCCAGCGCCTGTACCGCCTGGTCCGCCAAGGGGCCGCAGGCCACCACGTTTTCGAGTGCCGAAGCGCAGCTCGCGGCGCTCGAAAGCTCCGTGGGCGGGCGGCTCGGCGTGGCCGCCTTCGACACTGCGACCGGCGCGCGCGTGCAGCACCGCGCCACCGAGCGCTTCCCGATGTGCAGCACCTTCAAGATGATGGCCTCCGCCGCCATCCTTGCGCGCAGCACCCGCGAGCCCGGCCTGCTGGAGCGGCGCGTGAGCTACGCGAGGAGCGACATTCTTTCCAACTCGCCCATCACCGAGAAGCACCTGGGCCAGGGCATGACGGTTTCCGCGCTGTGCGCCGCCACCCTCCAGTACAGCGACAACGCCGCGGCCAACCTGCTGGTGAAGATTCTGGGCGGCCCGTCCGCGGTGACCGCCTTCGCGCGCTCCATCGGCGACCAGACCTTCAGGCTCGACCGCTGGGAGACCGAGCTCAACAGCGCCATTCCGGGCGATCCGCGCGACACCACGTCGCCCGAGGCCATGGCCGCGAGCCTGCAGCGGCTGGTGCTGGGCGACGGGCTCGGTGCGGCGCAGCGCAGCCAGCTCGAGGCCTGGCTGCTGGGCAACACCACGGGCGCCACGCGCATCCGCGCGGGCGTGCCGGCCGACTGGAAGGTGGGCGACAAGACCGGCGCCGGCTCCTACGGCACCGTGAACGACATCGCCGTGCTGTGGCCGCCGGCCGGCGCGCCGATGGTGATGGCGGTCTACCTGACCTTTCCCAAGCCGGATGCGCCGGGCCGCAACGACGTCATCGCGTCGGCGGCGCGCATCGCGGTGGGCGCGCTCAGGGGCTGAAGCGCCCCGCGCTCATTCCTCCCTCGTCCACTCCACCTGTGCGCCCAGGCTGCGCAGGTTCTCGGCGAAGCGCGGGTGGGCCCGGCGGATCGGCGCGGCGTTGCGGATTTCGGAGCGGCCTTCGATGCTCGCCGCCACCATGAAGAGCGCGATCGCCACGCGGATGATGTAGGGGCTCTCGACGACGGCCGGCGTGAGCGGGCTGCCGCCGAAGCTGATGAGCCGGTGCGGGTCCGAGGAGAAGACGTGGGCGCCGAACTTCGAGAGCTCGCCGGTCCATCCCAGCGCGCCGTCGTACACCTTGTTCCAGAACATCGCATTGCCCTGGGCGCGCACGCCCAGCGCGATGAAGATCGGAAGCAGGTCGACCGGAAAGTACGGCCACGGCGCCGCTTCCACCTTGGTGAGCACGTTGCTGGTGAAAGGCGTCTGCACCTTGAGCGGGCCGGTGCTGCTGGCGCGCGACCAGCCGTCTGTGTGCGTGACCGTGACGCCGAACTTGGCGAAGGTGCGGTCGATCAGCGGAAAGTTCTCGGGCGCGCTGTTGCGCACGACCACGTCGCCACCCGTGATGGCGCCCAGCGCCAGGAAGGTGGTGATCTCGTGGAAGTCCTCGTCGAAGCGGAACTCCCCGCCGCCCAGCGCGCCGCCGCCGTGCACGGTGAGCCGCGATGTGCCGATGCCGTCGATGCGCACGCCGAGCATCGTCATGAAGCGGCAGAACTCCTGCACATGCGGTTCGGAGGCGGCATTGGTGAGCGTGGAGCTGCCGTTGGCCGCTGCCGCGCACAGCACGAAGTTCTCGGTGGTGGTGACGGAGGCGTAGTCGAGCCAATGCTGCGCGGGCGTCAGCGGCCCGGCGCAGCGCACCAGCAGCGAGCCGCTGGCGCGCTCCACCTCGCCGCCGAAGCGCCGGAACACATCGACGTGCGGATCGATCTCGCGCACGCCCAGCGTGCAGCCCTTGACGTTGTCTTCGAGCCGCGCAATGCCAAAGCGCGCGAGCAGCGGCGGCACCAGCATGATCGACGAGCGCATCTCCTCGGGCAGCCGGTCGCGCGCGGCATCGAACACCGTGTCGCGGTGGTGCAGCTCCAGCGTGCCGGTGGCGTGGTCCATGCGCGCCTCGCTGCCCAGGCTGCGGAAGATGTCGAGGATCTTGCGCACGTCGGTGATGTCGGGCACGCCGTGCAGGCGCAGGGGCTCGCGCGTGAGCAGCGTGGCGCACAGCACGGGCAGCACGGCATTCTTGTTGGCGGAAGGTGTGATGCGGCCACGAAGCGGCGTACCGCCGTGCACGATGAGGCTGGACATGAAGCGGTGCCGGGGGAGGGGCTGATTTATCCGTTCAACTGCTCGGCCACTTCGCGCCGGCCCAGGCCCCGAACGGCTGCCAGGCCTTCGAGCTGGGCCTTGCGCGGCCTTGCCTTGCCTTGCTCCCACTTGTAGATGGTCTGGCCGGTGACGCCCACCAGCTTGCCATAGGCGGCCGCCGAGAGGCCGAGCTTGCCGCGGTGAGCGGCCAGACGGCTGGCGCTGAATCGCCGGTGCGGGCCTGATTCGGCGGCTTCGTCGGCATCGCCTGCGGGAGCGGCGCGCACCACGGTCTTGGTGGTGCGGCGCAGTTCCTTCTCCAGCTTTTCGACCTGCCGGCGCAAGGCGGCGATCGAGGCGCGGTGGAGCGTGGAGGCTTTTCTGAGCGTTTCGATCTCCGCGCGAACTTCCTTTCGGGCGACGCGGGAAATCTCGGATTTCAGGATGGAGGCGATATTTGGCATGGGGCGCATTGTGCACATCTCACGACGCGAAACCGCGCGAGAGGTGGTAACAGGTGCTTACGGCGGGGCCGTGCCCGCTCGCGGTTGTGCATCAAAGCACGAACCAGCCCACGCAGACATAGTGGCTCGCGGTGCCCGCGAGCACGAACAGATGCCAGGTGCCGTGCGCATGCCGAAAGCCCCGCCGGTTGCGATAGAACACCGTGCCCGCGGTGTAGAGCGCGCTGCCCGCCAGGAGCCACGCAAGCCCGCCGCTGTCGAGCCGCGCGGCCAGCGGCGCCGAGGCCAGCACGCCGAGCCAGCCCATGGCGATGTAGAGCGCCAGCGGAGGCTTCGCGCCCGCGCTGTTCGCCTGCAGCAGTTCGCGCGCGATGCCCAAGAACGCCGCGCTCCACACGGCGGCCAGCAGCAGCCAGCCCCACAGCCCGTGCAGCGTGACCAGCGCGAACGGCGTGTAGGTGCCCGCGATCAGCAGGTAGATGGCGCAATGGTCCGCGCGCTCCCAGAAGCGCTTGAGCCGCCCCCGGGTACTGTGGAACAGCGTGGAGGCTGCATACAGCGCCACCGCCGAGAGCGAGAACACCAGCGCGCCGGCAATC
This genomic window from Variovorax paradoxus contains:
- a CDS encoding helix-turn-helix domain-containing protein, which gives rise to MPNIASILKSEISRVARKEVRAEIETLRKASTLHRASIAALRRQVEKLEKELRRTTKTVVRAAPAGDADEAAESGPHRRFSASRLAAHRGKLGLSAAAYGKLVGVTGQTIYKWEQGKARPRKAQLEGLAAVRGLGRREVAEQLNG
- a CDS encoding glutathione S-transferase family protein → MMKLYFDPQSRSQVAKWMLDEAGVEYEIVPTLIREKAHKKPDYLKINPSGKLPALVDGRSRVFENAAICMYVAEKFPQARLAPSVGSPERGRYLSLMVYSTAQLEPSMGDSLLGLHSNNSARGWTHFEQAKDAVERELGYGPYLFGAQFTAADVMIGSMFIWHRAFGGRSNRPKIDAYIDRLQARPKGMKFG
- a CDS encoding SRPBCC family protein codes for the protein MAKNSLGTLIEPGTLRMERTLPAPVERVWAYFVDPDKRAAWLAGGTMAEEPGSVIELRFDHTRLSGEVAPERFSACRSPILQKSRIVEFEPLKRLTISWGSESATASEVAFEFTRAGDATHLVLTHRRLPDRKETLSVSSGWHAHLDVLDDVLHGRKPRGFWTNHAALEKAYDERLPA
- a CDS encoding chaperone modulator CbpM → MATVSVTTAISASQPLAASELAHACGADTDWVVQLVEVGIVQIAVAEAPPEHWRFSSTDLQYALEARRLERDFGVGLDAAALILDLQHEVRRLKAVIRAHGLR
- the trhA gene encoding PAQR family membrane homeostasis protein TrhA; this translates as MYPGERLNGYSHLLGLVLALAATALLLAKTLPTGDPARIAGALVFSLSAVALYAASTLFHSTRGRLKRFWERADHCAIYLLIAGTYTPFALVTLHGLWGWLLLAAVWSAAFLGIARELLQANSAGAKPPLALYIAMGWLGVLASAPLAARLDSGGLAWLLAGSALYTAGTVFYRNRRGFRHAHGTWHLFVLAGTASHYVCVGWFVL
- a CDS encoding UDP-N-acetylglucosamine 1-carboxyvinyltransferase, whose translation is MSSLIVHGGTPLRGRITPSANKNAVLPVLCATLLTREPLRLHGVPDITDVRKILDIFRSLGSEARMDHATGTLELHHRDTVFDAARDRLPEEMRSSIMLVPPLLARFGIARLEDNVKGCTLGVREIDPHVDVFRRFGGEVERASGSLLVRCAGPLTPAQHWLDYASVTTTENFVLCAAAANGSSTLTNAASEPHVQEFCRFMTMLGVRIDGIGTSRLTVHGGGALGGGEFRFDEDFHEITTFLALGAITGGDVVVRNSAPENFPLIDRTFAKFGVTVTHTDGWSRASSTGPLKVQTPFTSNVLTKVEAAPWPYFPVDLLPIFIALGVRAQGNAMFWNKVYDGALGWTGELSKFGAHVFSSDPHRLISFGGSPLTPAVVESPYIIRVAIALFMVAASIEGRSEIRNAAPIRRAHPRFAENLRSLGAQVEWTREE
- a CDS encoding histidine phosphatase family protein — encoded protein: MSKAPFPHGAATGLDQLVRIAAGQPLAPACDHFYFLRHGQTGRNAQRIFQAVDEPLSELGLQQAARAAQLLAGEPIRTIVCSDARRAHDTAHAVATVLRLVPTPQAGLRERNFGALIGTSSAEIDWACEPEGGETLAQFVARKRLALDAALAQPAPVLVVAHGGTLYALAALIGVPIDLALLGNAQPLRFSRSGPTWTVTPLLRHADGDSSLA
- a CDS encoding DnaJ C-terminal domain-containing protein, which produces MEFKDYYSALGIDRTASDDEVRKAYRKLARKYHPDVSKEPDAEKRMRDINEANDVLRDKEKRAAYDALADRVARGGHPEGDFQPPPGWDAGFEFHRGPNQGPADHAEFSEFFSSLFGEAERRGAARRNYRARGEDHHAAIEIALEDALNGAEREITLRAQELDAQGRPTFKTRTLSVKIPPGVHPGQFIRLAGQGMPGHGGEPAGDLYLEVRIAPHRLYRIEERDLYMTLPVTPAEAALGAQVKVPVPTGGVVEVTVPRNARSGLKLRLKGRGLAGKQPGDLYLLLEIALPPADSEAARKAYEQLAQASASFNPRQHLGV
- the bla gene encoding class A beta-lactamase; translated protein: MKSSANRRTFLLAASALPLASACTAWSAKGPQATTFSSAEAQLAALESSVGGRLGVAAFDTATGARVQHRATERFPMCSTFKMMASAAILARSTREPGLLERRVSYARSDILSNSPITEKHLGQGMTVSALCAATLQYSDNAAANLLVKILGGPSAVTAFARSIGDQTFRLDRWETELNSAIPGDPRDTTSPEAMAASLQRLVLGDGLGAAQRSQLEAWLLGNTTGATRIRAGVPADWKVGDKTGAGSYGTVNDIAVLWPPAGAPMVMAVYLTFPKPDAPGRNDVIASAARIAVGALRG
- a CDS encoding ArsR/SmtB family transcription factor — its product is MVELDDERLDAVFQALADSTRRTMLQLLAQGECSVGELGAPFRMSFAGASKHVKALERAGLVSRTVHGRAHVCRLEPAALASANAWLRYYEGFWNNHLDALEKELRRDASRK
- a CDS encoding CDP-alcohol phosphatidyltransferase family protein, whose translation is MALTPSPAPVRKHFSMIRGFHLADAFTLGNAACGVGAVFLSMAFMASQSLAQFLWAAALAPAAFVFDVFDGRIARWRQTHSALGRELDSLADVISFGVAPAALAFAAGLDGGWDCVLLIYFVGCGVSRLARYNVTAEALSAGADKVKYFEGTPIPTSVVLVGVLAWAAWQGRIGDAVWGGAWVLGPWQLHPLTLLFALSGTLMISKTLRIPKF